Proteins from a single region of Chryseobacterium sp. T16E-39:
- a CDS encoding tyrosine-type recombinase/integrase: protein MTRKKTLAEIAELWKNDKKLYVKKSTFSAYVLLLENHLLPVFKDYSEIEDDEVQKFVFKKLEQGLSQKSIKDILIVLKMVLKFGAKNKWIEFINFNVQYPTVRETHTIEVLSRTHQKKVMSYIQEHFTFRNLGVYICLCSGMRIGEICALTWEDIDTDNGIINIRRTIQRIYVIEDGERKTELLIDTPKTKNSIREIPMSRDLLRMLKPFKKIVNPAFYVLTNDSKPTEPRTYRSYYKNLMKFLEIPDIKFHGLRHSFATRCIESKCDYKTVSVLLGHSNISTTLNLYVHPNLEQKKKVIDQMFKALK, encoded by the coding sequence ATGACAAGAAAGAAGACTTTAGCAGAAATCGCTGAACTATGGAAGAATGATAAAAAGCTGTATGTGAAAAAGTCAACTTTTTCGGCTTATGTGCTGTTGCTGGAAAATCATTTATTACCTGTATTCAAAGATTATTCTGAGATTGAGGATGATGAGGTACAAAAGTTTGTATTTAAAAAACTGGAGCAGGGATTGAGCCAGAAAAGCATCAAAGATATTCTCATTGTTTTGAAAATGGTGCTGAAGTTTGGTGCAAAAAATAAGTGGATTGAGTTTATCAATTTTAATGTGCAATATCCTACGGTTAGGGAAACCCATACGATTGAAGTCTTGAGCAGAACACATCAGAAAAAAGTGATGAGCTATATTCAGGAGCATTTTACTTTTAGAAATTTGGGTGTTTATATCTGTCTTTGTTCGGGAATGCGAATTGGTGAGATTTGTGCATTGACTTGGGAAGATATTGATACGGATAACGGTATTATTAATATCCGAAGAACCATTCAAAGAATCTATGTCATTGAAGATGGAGAAAGAAAAACAGAATTGTTGATTGATACACCCAAAACCAAAAACTCAATCCGTGAAATTCCGATGAGCAGGGATTTGTTGAGAATGCTGAAACCTTTTAAGAAAATTGTAAATCCTGCGTTCTATGTTTTAACCAATGATTCTAAGCCTACAGAACCAAGAACTTACCGGAGTTATTATAAAAACCTGATGAAATTTTTAGAAATTCCTGATATCAAGTTTCACGGTCTGAGACACAGTTTTGCAACCCGATGTATCGAAAGCAAATGCGACTATAAAACAGTGAGTGTTTTGCTCGGTCATTCCAATATTAGTACAACTTTGAACTTATACGTTCATCCCAATCTGGAACAAAAGAAAAAAGTAATTGACCAGATGTTTAAAGCGCTAAAATAG
- a CDS encoding type I restriction-modification system subunit M: MSEEQKRQLQQQLWNIANTLRGKMDADEFRDYILGFIFYKYLSEKIHFTANKILLDSGEDVDYNDVDENCEAGKEIVEAIYEEVVEDLGYFLKPSELFSNIAKKGHQKQEGKSNFILAELSKILNNIEQSTLGTNSEDDFEHLFEDLDLTSSKLGKTEDEKNTLISKVLYHLDDIDFNLSDTNADVLGDAYEYLIAQFASGAGKKAGEFYTPQQVSTILARIVTSRKSQLKSVYDPTCGSGSLLLRVAREAKVSDFYGQEMNRTTYNLARMNMILHGVNYSNFDIRQEDTLEKPQHLDKTFDAIVANPPFSAKWSANELHLLDERFSQYGKLAPSSKADFAFIQHMIHHLDENGIMAVVMPHGVLFRGAAELIIRKYLIKEKNYLDAVIGLPANIFFGTSIPTCILIFKKCREAEEDILFVDASKEFEKQKNQNVLLYSHINKIVDTYQNRTVTEKFSHKATLQEVADNDYNLNIPRYVDTFEEEDEIDIQAVMAEIKMLEAKRSQLDSEIEVYLKELGLVS; encoded by the coding sequence ATGTCAGAAGAACAGAAACGTCAGTTGCAACAGCAACTTTGGAATATAGCGAATACTTTACGTGGTAAAATGGATGCGGATGAATTCCGTGATTATATTTTAGGATTTATTTTCTATAAGTATCTTTCAGAGAAAATACATTTTACGGCTAATAAAATTTTGTTAGATTCGGGAGAAGATGTTGATTACAATGATGTTGATGAAAATTGTGAAGCAGGAAAAGAAATTGTTGAAGCTATTTATGAAGAAGTCGTTGAAGATTTAGGATATTTCCTGAAACCATCAGAACTTTTCAGTAATATTGCTAAAAAAGGACATCAGAAACAGGAAGGTAAATCTAATTTTATCTTGGCTGAACTTTCTAAAATCCTTAATAATATTGAGCAATCAACACTTGGAACGAACAGTGAAGATGATTTTGAACATCTTTTTGAAGACCTTGATTTGACTTCCTCGAAATTAGGAAAAACAGAAGACGAAAAAAACACTTTAATCTCCAAAGTTCTTTATCATTTGGATGATATTGATTTCAATCTTTCAGATACTAATGCTGATGTTTTAGGTGATGCCTATGAATATCTGATTGCACAATTTGCAAGTGGAGCTGGTAAAAAAGCAGGAGAATTCTATACTCCACAACAGGTTTCTACTATTTTAGCAAGAATTGTTACGAGTCGAAAATCACAGTTAAAATCCGTATATGACCCGACGTGCGGAAGTGGTTCGTTGCTTTTAAGAGTTGCCCGTGAAGCGAAAGTTAGCGATTTCTATGGTCAGGAAATGAACCGTACCACGTACAACTTGGCAAGGATGAATATGATTCTTCACGGTGTCAATTACAGCAATTTCGACATCCGTCAGGAAGATACATTGGAGAAGCCTCAACATCTTGACAAGACTTTTGATGCCATTGTAGCTAATCCTCCTTTCTCTGCAAAATGGAGCGCCAATGAGCTTCACCTTTTGGATGAAAGGTTTTCACAATATGGAAAATTAGCACCTTCTTCAAAAGCAGATTTTGCTTTTATCCAACATATGATTCATCATTTGGATGAAAACGGAATTATGGCAGTAGTAATGCCTCACGGTGTTTTATTCCGTGGTGCTGCCGAATTGATTATTAGAAAATATCTGATTAAAGAGAAAAACTATTTAGATGCTGTGATTGGTTTACCTGCTAATATTTTCTTTGGAACAAGTATTCCGACCTGTATTTTAATCTTTAAAAAATGCCGTGAAGCAGAAGAAGATATTTTGTTTGTAGATGCAAGCAAAGAGTTTGAAAAGCAGAAAAACCAAAATGTCTTGCTTTACTCGCACATCAATAAAATAGTAGACACCTACCAAAATCGTACAGTAACTGAAAAATTCAGTCATAAAGCGACTTTACAGGAAGTTGCAGATAATGATTACAACTTAAATATTCCTCGCTATGTTGATACTTTTGAGGAAGAAGATGAAATTGATATTCAGGCGGTAATGGCAGAAATTAAGATGCTTGAAGCAAAACGTTCTCAACTGGATTCTGAAATTGAAGTTTATTTGAAAGAATTGGGATTAGTCAGCTAA
- a CDS encoding type I restriction endonuclease subunit R, translating to MLNHLSKGNVFEKAKTLRDRFHFFKDDGTSEWIEFISQDHWCQNQFQVTNQIAQEGNFKNRYDVTILINGLPLVQIELKRRGLEMKEAFNQINRYHHQSFNSGSRLFNYVQLFIISNGVNTKYYSNNAKQTFKQTFFWSDEHNNNITQLDHFAPAFLEPCHIAKMITKYIVLNESNKILMVLRPYQYYAVEKIVERVRNTDKNGFIWHTTGSGKTLTSFKASQILKEIPKVEKVVFVVDRKDLDYQTQKEFDAFEKGSVDATENTAHLVKQLSDNTKLIVTTLQKLNTAITKEKHGNKIDKLKDKKVVFIFDECHRSQFGDTHQNIKKYFKNAQMIGFTGTPISEVNSIGKIDGAPATTNRLFEDCLHKYVITDAIRDDNVLKFSVEYVGRYKEKEGSNTYIDTDVEAIDTQELLESPKRLEKIADYLIAEYGRKTHNSTFNAMFCVSSIDVLQKYYDLFQKKKEEGKHQLKIATIFSYGTNEESKDANGIYDEPEFGMVAEPQAQYGDSHSRNVLERYIGHYNEMFGTNFTTKDSQSFYNYYNDIAKRVRNKEVDLIIVVNMFLTGFDSPQLNTLFVDKNLKYHGLIQAFSRTNRLLGEKKSQGNIVCFRNLKSATDDAVTLFSNKEAIQEIIILPIEDYIELFNAALNTLKIVAPEIDSVNSYQTEQEKFEFITAFREVMRVLNVLKSFADFEFDKLEMTEYEFDGYKSKYLDIWKETRPQGGEGRVSILDDVDFELELIHRDEINVSYILSLLANLTDSNLKGNKLEQKKKEIRDILSGDAKLRSKKELIEKFIEENLPHISGGDNVNEEFEKYWNKEKNSAFEKIATEESLNKDRFRDAIDDFLFTSKTPKISDTLKLLEIKPKITERNNIGKRIIQKVQNFVDVFIDGVVS from the coding sequence ATCCTCAATCATCTTTCCAAAGGAAATGTTTTTGAAAAAGCTAAAACATTACGTGACCGTTTTCATTTTTTTAAAGATGATGGTACTTCCGAATGGATTGAATTCATCAGCCAAGACCATTGGTGTCAGAATCAGTTTCAGGTAACAAATCAAATTGCTCAGGAAGGAAACTTTAAAAACAGATATGATGTAACGATCCTAATCAACGGATTGCCTTTGGTACAGATTGAGCTGAAACGTCGCGGTCTAGAAATGAAAGAGGCTTTCAATCAAATCAATCGCTATCATCATCAGTCTTTCAATTCTGGAAGTCGATTGTTTAATTACGTTCAGTTGTTTATCATCAGTAACGGAGTCAATACAAAATATTATTCCAACAACGCAAAGCAAACTTTTAAGCAAACTTTCTTCTGGTCTGATGAACACAACAATAACATAACTCAACTCGATCATTTTGCTCCTGCGTTTTTAGAGCCTTGCCATATTGCTAAAATGATTACCAAGTATATCGTTTTGAATGAATCGAATAAAATACTGATGGTTTTACGACCTTATCAATATTATGCGGTTGAAAAAATTGTTGAAAGAGTAAGAAATACCGATAAGAACGGTTTTATCTGGCATACAACAGGTTCGGGGAAAACTTTGACGTCTTTTAAAGCAAGTCAAATCCTTAAAGAAATTCCTAAAGTAGAAAAAGTTGTTTTTGTGGTTGACCGAAAAGACTTAGATTATCAAACGCAAAAAGAATTTGATGCTTTTGAAAAAGGAAGTGTGGATGCCACTGAAAATACTGCTCATTTGGTTAAGCAACTTTCAGACAATACAAAATTGATTGTAACCACTTTACAGAAGTTAAATACTGCCATTACAAAGGAAAAGCACGGCAATAAAATTGACAAGCTGAAAGATAAGAAAGTGGTTTTTATTTTTGATGAATGTCACAGAAGCCAGTTCGGAGATACACATCAGAATATTAAAAAATACTTTAAGAACGCCCAAATGATTGGCTTTACAGGAACTCCGATTTCTGAAGTTAATTCAATTGGGAAAATAGACGGAGCTCCTGCAACAACGAATAGACTTTTTGAAGATTGCCTGCATAAATATGTGATTACAGATGCCATTCGGGATGATAATGTTTTGAAGTTTTCTGTGGAATATGTCGGAAGATACAAAGAAAAAGAAGGCAGCAATACTTATATTGATACGGATGTTGAAGCAATCGATACACAAGAACTTCTGGAAAGCCCGAAACGTCTTGAAAAAATTGCGGATTATCTCATCGCGGAATACGGGAGAAAAACGCATAACAGTACTTTCAATGCAATGTTTTGTGTAAGCAGTATTGATGTTTTACAGAAATATTATGACCTTTTCCAAAAGAAAAAAGAGGAAGGCAAGCATCAATTAAAGATTGCTACTATTTTCAGCTATGGGACAAATGAAGAGTCTAAGGATGCCAATGGAATCTATGATGAACCTGAGTTTGGAATGGTTGCAGAACCGCAGGCACAATACGGAGATTCTCATAGCAGAAATGTGTTGGAAAGATATATTGGTCATTACAATGAAATGTTTGGAACCAACTTTACAACTAAAGACAGCCAAAGTTTTTATAATTATTATAATGATATTGCTAAAAGAGTCCGCAATAAAGAAGTTGATTTAATTATTGTTGTGAATATGTTTCTGACTGGATTTGACAGTCCACAATTGAACACTTTATTTGTTGATAAAAATCTTAAATATCACGGACTAATCCAAGCATTCTCCCGTACCAACAGATTGTTAGGCGAAAAAAAATCACAAGGAAATATTGTTTGTTTTAGAAATCTAAAGTCTGCAACTGATGATGCTGTAACTTTATTTTCCAATAAAGAAGCGATTCAGGAAATTATCATTCTACCGATTGAAGACTATATTGAACTTTTCAACGCTGCTTTAAATACATTAAAGATTGTTGCCCCTGAAATTGACAGTGTCAACAGTTATCAAACCGAACAGGAAAAATTTGAATTTATCACTGCTTTCCGTGAAGTGATGCGTGTTTTAAACGTTTTAAAATCATTTGCCGATTTTGAGTTTGATAAATTGGAGATGACCGAATATGAATTTGATGGGTATAAAAGCAAGTATTTAGATATTTGGAAAGAAACAAGACCGCAGGGAGGCGAAGGAAGAGTAAGTATTCTGGATGACGTCGACTTTGAGCTAGAATTGATTCATCGAGATGAAATCAATGTAAGTTATATTCTTTCATTACTAGCCAATTTGACTGATTCTAATCTGAAAGGCAATAAGCTAGAACAAAAGAAAAAAGAAATCAGAGATATTCTTTCCGGCGATGCAAAGCTTCGAAGCAAAAAAGAACTGATAGAGAAATTCATAGAAGAAAACCTTCCCCATATTTCTGGTGGGGACAACGTTAATGAAGAATTTGAAAAATACTGGAATAAAGAAAAAAACTCTGCTTTTGAAAAAATTGCTACAGAAGAATCTTTGAATAAAGACAGATTCCGAGATGCTATCGATGATTTTCTTTTTACTTCCAAAACTCCTAAAATAAGTGATACTTTAAAGCTACTTGAAATAAAACCAAAAATTACTGAGCGTAATAATATTGGTAAGAGAATTATTCAGAAGGTGCAAAATTTTGTGGATGTGTTTATTGATGGGGTGGTTTCGTAA
- a CDS encoding RNA polymerase sigma factor has product MKRTNSPPRKLSNLQLYELLKKGNPTALEHIHLRHKRLLFWIGLQVLKDDFVVDTIVQDTFLKLWLHRGTIESPDHITGFLRFVMKRDCIAYVTAPRNKFTRLMASLDSFENYQEYLAGYDPLKDKEYLHSQESDQNKFDEITKVLPVLNPKRKHLIELCLEYGFQYKPIAEAMGSSVTGISMEVGKAIDELRKILKVTSFEQPEEKTALKKEQLKQLTNQQLEIVKRRFEQKSSFAVIAKELKLPEKEVHRDFLYAFQHLQNHNQSEISL; this is encoded by the coding sequence ATGAAAAGAACAAACTCTCCACCCCGAAAGCTGAGCAATCTTCAGCTGTACGAACTGCTGAAAAAAGGTAATCCGACCGCTCTCGAACACATTCATTTGCGCCACAAGAGACTTCTTTTCTGGATTGGATTACAGGTGTTGAAAGATGATTTTGTAGTGGACACTATTGTTCAGGATACCTTCCTAAAATTGTGGCTACACCGCGGCACCATTGAATCGCCTGATCATATTACCGGCTTTTTACGCTTTGTGATGAAAAGGGATTGTATCGCATATGTGACTGCGCCCAGAAATAAATTTACCCGCCTGATGGCTTCTCTTGATAGTTTTGAGAATTATCAGGAGTATCTTGCAGGCTACGATCCTTTGAAAGATAAAGAGTATTTACATAGTCAGGAATCTGATCAAAACAAATTCGATGAAATCACAAAGGTGTTACCCGTTCTGAATCCTAAAAGAAAACACCTGATAGAACTTTGCCTCGAATACGGATTCCAGTACAAGCCTATCGCAGAAGCAATGGGAAGCAGCGTGACAGGCATTAGTATGGAGGTGGGCAAAGCAATTGATGAACTTCGGAAAATCCTTAAAGTCACATCGTTTGAGCAGCCAGAGGAAAAAACTGCACTTAAAAAAGAGCAGTTAAAACAACTCACCAATCAGCAGCTCGAGATTGTCAAAAGACGGTTTGAACAGAAATCCTCTTTTGCGGTGATTGCAAAAGAACTCAAACTACCCGAAAAGGAAGTCCATCGGGATTTTCTGTATGCCTTTCAGCATCTTCAAAATCATAACCAATCTGAAATATCGCTTTGA
- a CDS encoding restriction endonuclease subunit S — protein sequence MKKLGEIAEVKTGSKDTQNKVDNGMYPFFVRSNTIEKINTYSYDGEAILTSGDGVGVGKNFHYINGKFDFHQRVYSIRNFKIGYDGKYIYNIFSEKFYDRVIRLSAKNSVDSVRMNMISEMKISFPMFNEQLKIASFLTKIGDRIQTQKKIIEDLHITKKEISFKLFKEGFNSSETKKENFQKLGDLTYIVSKKNKENLKLPVYSINNKKGFLSQAEQFEGIDSDERGYDISLYKIIEKETFAYNPARINVGSIGYSRNLENIIISSLYVCFKTTDAVDDEFLFQYLRTDIFRKEVLRNVEGGVRDYLFYENFSRIKINLPDLKEQIKIAKLLSKFDEKITLENELLIQYVNQKKYLLQNLFV from the coding sequence GTGAAAAAATTGGGTGAAATTGCAGAAGTAAAAACTGGTAGTAAGGACACTCAAAATAAAGTTGATAATGGAATGTATCCATTTTTTGTTAGATCCAATACTATTGAGAAAATAAATACGTATTCATATGATGGTGAAGCAATTTTAACTTCTGGTGATGGTGTTGGAGTAGGAAAGAATTTTCATTATATAAATGGAAAATTTGATTTCCACCAAAGAGTTTATTCAATTAGAAATTTTAAGATAGGCTATGATGGAAAATACATATATAATATTTTCTCTGAAAAATTTTATGATAGAGTAATCCGATTAAGTGCAAAAAATTCCGTTGACTCTGTTAGAATGAATATGATTTCAGAAATGAAAATCTCATTTCCGATGTTTAATGAACAGCTGAAAATTGCTTCATTTCTAACTAAGATAGGAGATAGAATTCAAACCCAAAAGAAAATAATTGAGGATTTACATATAACAAAAAAAGAAATATCTTTTAAGCTTTTTAAAGAAGGATTTAACTCATCAGAAACAAAAAAAGAAAATTTCCAAAAATTAGGAGACCTAACCTATATTGTGAGTAAAAAAAATAAGGAAAACCTCAAACTACCAGTTTATTCAATCAACAATAAAAAAGGATTTTTAAGTCAGGCTGAACAGTTTGAAGGTATTGATAGTGACGAGAGAGGCTATGATATTTCGTTATACAAAATAATAGAGAAAGAAACCTTTGCTTATAATCCTGCAAGAATCAATGTTGGTTCAATCGGTTATAGTAGAAATTTGGAAAATATTATAATTAGTTCTTTGTATGTCTGTTTTAAAACAACAGATGCAGTTGATGATGAGTTTTTATTTCAATATCTACGAACTGATATTTTCAGAAAAGAAGTTTTAAGAAATGTAGAGGGAGGCGTTAGAGATTATTTATTCTATGAAAATTTTTCAAGAATAAAAATTAATCTGCCAGATTTGAAAGAACAAATTAAAATAGCTAAGCTTTTATCAAAATTTGATGAGAAAATAACCCTAGAAAACGAATTACTTATTCAATACGTAAATCAGAAAAAATATTTATTACAAAATCTTTTTGTTTAA
- a CDS encoding restriction endonuclease subunit S, protein MISYAYFSDISLPLPSLNEQTKIANFLSSYQEKIETEKQVLKKLELQKKFLLANLFV, encoded by the coding sequence ATGATTAGTTATGCATATTTTTCTGATATAAGTTTACCTTTACCTTCCCTAAATGAGCAAACTAAAATTGCTAATTTTCTTTCTTCTTATCAAGAGAAAATAGAAACGGAAAAACAAGTTCTAAAAAAGTTAGAACTTCAGAAAAAGTTTCTTTTAGCTAATTTGTTTGTTTAA
- a CDS encoding helix-turn-helix domain-containing protein — translation MDRSEFRIAFGKRVEVFRKKLNLSYRELAQKCDVDHSNISKIEKGEVDLRMSTIQELAKGLDVHPQELFDFKLK, via the coding sequence ATGGATAGATCAGAATTTAGAATAGCATTTGGTAAGAGAGTTGAGGTGTTCAGGAAAAAGCTGAATTTAAGTTATAGGGAGTTGGCTCAAAAATGTGATGTAGATCATAGTAATATCAGTAAAATAGAAAAAGGAGAAGTAGACCTAAGAATGTCTACTATTCAAGAGTTAGCGAAGGGGCTAGATGTACATCCACAGGAACTTTTTGATTTTAAACTAAAGTAA
- a CDS encoding restriction endonuclease subunit S has product MTEENKSVKNFPNLRFPGFEGEWRKTTLESLGNIITGSTPATDETTFYNGNRLFVSPTDLQSNRYVFKTKTTLTEKGFNKGRKIRRGSTYFVCIGSTIGKVGQATEDSITNQQINSVIPVGNDDDFVFSLLEYSSLKIKSLSAEQAVPIINKTTFSNVIVAIPNIEEQEKISSLFKLLDERIQTQKKIIEQLETLIKGVGCKLFNKRIRFKNTDLSEFPCWERKKGNEVFSNISNKNHNSELPILAVTQEYGAIPRDLIDFQISVTDKSVESYKIVEKGDFIISLRSFQGGIEYSEYKGICSPAYIILRNNTEINSYFYKYYFKSESYIKQLNKN; this is encoded by the coding sequence ATGACAGAAGAAAATAAAAGTGTAAAGAATTTTCCTAATTTACGATTTCCGGGGTTTGAAGGGGAATGGAGGAAAACAACTTTAGAAAGTTTGGGAAATATAATAACTGGTTCAACTCCTGCAACAGATGAAACTACTTTTTATAATGGAAATCGCCTATTTGTTTCTCCAACTGATTTACAATCAAATAGGTATGTTTTTAAAACGAAAACGACATTAACAGAAAAAGGATTCAATAAAGGCAGAAAAATTAGAAGAGGAAGTACCTATTTTGTATGTATTGGTTCTACAATTGGTAAAGTAGGTCAAGCAACTGAAGATTCAATTACCAATCAGCAAATTAATTCTGTTATTCCAGTTGGTAATGATGATGATTTTGTTTTTTCATTGTTAGAATATTCCTCACTTAAAATAAAATCTCTCTCAGCAGAACAAGCTGTACCAATAATAAATAAAACAACTTTTTCGAATGTCATAGTTGCTATACCAAATATAGAAGAGCAAGAAAAAATTTCTTCACTTTTCAAGCTTTTAGATGAAAGAATTCAAACCCAAAAGAAAATAATTGAACAATTAGAAACCTTAATTAAAGGAGTTGGCTGTAAATTGTTTAATAAAAGAATTAGATTTAAAAATACTGACTTATCAGAATTTCCTTGTTGGGAAAGAAAAAAAGGAAATGAAGTTTTTTCAAATATTTCAAATAAAAATCATAATTCAGAATTACCAATTTTAGCCGTAACTCAAGAATATGGAGCTATTCCTAGAGATTTGATTGATTTTCAAATTTCAGTGACTGATAAAAGCGTGGAAAGTTATAAAATTGTCGAGAAAGGCGACTTTATAATTAGTTTAAGATCATTTCAAGGAGGTATTGAATATTCTGAATATAAAGGTATATGTAGTCCGGCATATATAATTTTAAGGAATAACACTGAAATAAATAGTTATTTTTATAAATATTATTTTAAATCTGAATCTTATATAAAGCAACTTAATAAAAATTAG